The sequence GAAAGTGGACCTGTAATTAATAATCCACATGCCATTAAAGCGGTTGAAAGTGAAAGCGCTAAACTACTGGTTGCAGGGCTGACAGAAAATTCGTTAGATAATACTGGCAATATGGGTTGCACAAAATAGAGTAAGGCAAATGTCGCTAAACCAACCATAAAAAATGACACTGTCACTTTTATATACAGTGCATCATCACGTTGAATATAGTGTTTAGGGTTAGATTGGTGTTGAGCAGGCTTTTCTATACTAGATGTATTGTCTGAAATATCAGTGCCTAAGCTCATATTTTTACTGTCTATTTCATGAGTATCCATTTTGATTAACTTCCATTACTTAAATTTGATTTATGTCAATGTTAGAAATATTTGATTTTTTTGTCTAATATATTAATCATTAGAAATAAGACTTTTAAAATATCAATAATAATATGAGAGAAATATGAATATTGAACTTAGGCATTTACGCTACTTTATTGCCGTTGCAGAGGAGCTTCACTTTGGTAAAGCGGCTGAAAGATTAAATATTTCTCAGCCACCTTTAAGTCAACAAATACAATCACTTGAAAGAGAAATAGGCGCTCGGCTTTTAGAGCGAACTAACCGAACTGTTTCATTAACACCCGCAGGACAAATGTTTTTAAAAGAGTCGTATCAAATTATGGCGCAGGTCAACGCAGCCGCAACGCGTGCAGCTAGAATGGAAAAAGGCGAGTTAGGTGAAATTTCAATTGGTTTTACTTCAACAACACCTTTTATGCATTTAGTGACTTTAAGTTTGCGACAGTTTAGAGAAAATTACCCAGAAGTGGGTATTCATATGCATCAAATGAATACAAAACAACAGATATCGCCGTTACTGACGGGGAGAATTGATCTGGGGATCATGCGAAACACGACATTACCGGAAAATTTGCACCACCAGCTGTTGTTTCGAGAGCCTTTTATTTTGGCGGTTTATGAGGGACACCCTCTGCTTGCTTACAAAGAAACAGGCGTTAATATTCAAGATATTGGGCAATATCCTTTTGTTTTTTTTGAAAGAGATGTTGGTACCGCACTTTATGATGAAATTATTCAACTGCTTAGTTTGTCT comes from Proteus vulgaris and encodes:
- a CDS encoding LysR family transcriptional regulator — translated: MNIELRHLRYFIAVAEELHFGKAAERLNISQPPLSQQIQSLEREIGARLLERTNRTVSLTPAGQMFLKESYQIMAQVNAAATRAARMEKGELGEISIGFTSTTPFMHLVTLSLRQFRENYPEVGIHMHQMNTKQQISPLLTGRIDLGIMRNTTLPENLHHQLLFREPFILAVYEGHPLLAYKETGVNIQDIGQYPFVFFERDVGTALYDEIIQLLSLSGITPTIAQEAGEAMTILGLVAAGLGISIVTKSFTRMKVDGVHYLHFANSQAFSEVWLVSHNKRAIPAAANRLTQLLLKNILDHQKS